A genomic stretch from Pirellulales bacterium includes:
- a CDS encoding hydroxyacid-oxoacid transhydrogenase gives MTDTYHDHDVIFEMATSNLRFGTGATAEVGMDLTDMQARRVLVMTDARMARLPPVAKVCESLERERIQFDLFDRVRVEPTDESFQEAISLATAGDFDAFVAVGGGSTIDTAKAANLYATYPAELLTYVNAPIGRARPVPGPLKPLIAIPTTAGTGSETTGVAIFDLQATHAKAGIAHRRLKPTLGIVDPDNTRTQPPLVAASCGLDVLCHALESFTAIPFDSRPRPERPNLRPAYQGANPVSDIWSLRALELTSRYLPRACNGADDEEARWNMLLASSYAGMGFGNAGVHLCHGMSYPVSGMVRDYHPPGYPDDHALVPHGISVILTAPAVFRFTGPASPERHLRAAEVLGAPVSGVKGADAGEVLADRLVELMRELQLPNGLAAIGFTSADIPALAKGAVMQHRVTKLSPRPAGEDDLAKLFEASLKIW, from the coding sequence GTGACCGACACGTATCACGATCACGATGTCATCTTCGAGATGGCTACCAGCAACCTGCGCTTCGGCACAGGAGCCACGGCCGAGGTCGGCATGGACCTGACAGATATGCAGGCGCGCCGCGTGCTAGTCATGACCGACGCGCGCATGGCCCGGCTGCCGCCGGTGGCCAAGGTGTGCGAATCGCTCGAGCGCGAGCGGATTCAGTTCGACTTGTTCGACCGCGTTCGCGTCGAGCCCACCGATGAATCGTTTCAAGAGGCGATCAGCCTGGCCACGGCCGGCGATTTCGACGCGTTCGTCGCCGTCGGCGGTGGATCGACGATCGACACCGCCAAGGCCGCGAATCTGTACGCCACTTATCCCGCGGAATTGCTGACCTACGTCAACGCGCCGATCGGTCGCGCGCGGCCCGTGCCCGGTCCGCTGAAGCCGCTCATCGCGATTCCCACCACCGCCGGCACCGGCAGCGAAACGACGGGTGTTGCGATCTTCGACCTGCAGGCCACCCACGCCAAGGCCGGCATCGCCCACCGGCGGCTGAAGCCGACGCTCGGCATCGTCGACCCCGACAACACCCGCACACAGCCGCCGCTGGTGGCCGCCTCGTGCGGGCTGGACGTGTTATGCCATGCGTTGGAAAGCTTCACCGCCATTCCGTTTGACAGCCGCCCACGTCCCGAACGCCCCAACTTGCGGCCCGCCTACCAAGGGGCGAATCCGGTCAGCGATATCTGGTCGCTGCGCGCTTTGGAACTGACATCCCGCTACCTGCCACGCGCTTGCAATGGCGCAGATGATGAAGAAGCACGGTGGAACATGCTGCTGGCCAGCAGCTATGCGGGCATGGGTTTTGGCAATGCCGGTGTGCATCTGTGTCACGGCATGTCGTATCCCGTCAGTGGCATGGTGCGCGATTATCACCCGCCGGGATATCCGGACGATCATGCCCTGGTGCCGCACGGCATCTCGGTGATTCTCACCGCGCCGGCCGTCTTCCGCTTTACCGGTCCGGCTTCGCCCGAGCGTCACTTGCGCGCCGCCGAAGTCCTCGGTGCACCCGTCTCGGGCGTCAAAGGCGCAGACGCAGGCGAAGTCTTGGCCGATCGGCTCGTCGAGCTGATGCGCGAATTGCAACTCCCAAACGGCCTCGCCGCGATCGGTTTCACGTCGGCCGATATCC